The Rhinoderma darwinii isolate aRhiDar2 chromosome 8, aRhiDar2.hap1, whole genome shotgun sequence genome has a window encoding:
- the LOC142659157 gene encoding ficolin-2-like, protein MRVLLQLILCIFSGILTVSCQEDKVSCPEVRVLEVGDSKQLTVLQGCPGSPGRQGLEGLPGPIGNKGESGISGPTGPPGEKGEKGDPGERGDPGPQGNQGERGPPGKPGQPGAKCDKSITCPREFTGARNCKELQDSGFRLTGWYTIYPDGRRPLAVLCDMDTDGGGWTVFQRRVDGSVDFNRVWGSYQWGFGSQLSEFWLGNEHLHRLTATGSYQLRFDLEDFEGNRTYATYNNFKIEGESDQYMLRYGLFTGGTAGDSLGTQKDQAFSTKDQNNDKSRGGQSCAQYFKAGWWFESCHLSNLNGEYLKGAHPTKGKGIIWFHFRGNFYSLKSSEVKFRPVKT, encoded by the exons ATGAGAGTGTTATTACAACTTATACTATGCATCTTCAGTGGAATACTGACCGTGTCTTGTCAGGAAGATAAAGTCTCTTGTCCAG AAGTGAGGGTCTTAGAAGTTGGGGATTCCAAGCAGCTTACCGTTCTGCAAGGATGTCCGGGATCTCCAGGCCGACAGGGTTTGGAAGGACTACCGGGACCCATAGGAAACAAAG GAGAAAGTGGGATTTCTGGGCCCACAGGACCACCGGGAGAGAAAG GTGAGAAGGGGGATCCTGGTGAACGAGGGGATCCTGGACCCCAAGGAAATCAAG GAGAAAGAGGACCGCCGGGAAAGCCAGGACAACCAG GTGCAAAGTGCGACAAGAGTATCACATGTCCAAGGGAATTTACTG GTGCCAGGAACTGTAAAGAGCTACAGGACAGCGGCTTTCGCCTGACAGGATGGTATACAATATACCCTGACGGCAGGAGGCCATTGGCAGTTCTGTGTGACATGGATACAGACGGGGGAGGCTGGACT GTGTTTCAGAGACGTGTTGATGGATCAGTGGACTTTAACCGTGTTTGGGGCAGCTACCAGTGGGGATTCGGTAGTCAGTTGAGTGAATTTTGGCTTGGAAATGAACATCTCCATCGTCTCACGGCCACAG GATCGTATCAACTCCGCTTTGACTTAGAAGACTTTGAAGGCAACCGAACCTATGCCACATACAATAATTTCAAAATTGAGGGAGAGTCCGACCAATATATGCTTCGTTATGGTTTATTCACTGGAGGAACGGCAG GCGATTCACTAGGAACACAAAAGGATCAAGCCTTCTCCACCAAAGACCAGAACAATGACAAGTCTAGAGGTGGACAAAGCTGTGCCCAATACTTCAAAGCAGGCTGGTGGTTTGAATCCTGCCATCTCTCCAATCTGAATGGGGAATACCTGAAGGGCGCACACCCAACTAAGGGCAAAGGCATCATTTGGTTTCATTTCAGAGGCAACTTTTACTCCCTAAAGTCCTCAGAAGTTAAGTTTCGTCCTGTTAAAACATAG
- the LOC142659158 gene encoding ficolin-1-A-like isoform X2, which translates to MIPSPQDILGLLLGTILICSQAEDTCPDVKLIGVGESDKLAVLRGCQGIPGFPGLQGSAGPQGIQGDKGAPGQMGKLGPTGEKGDKGALGQTGPQGQTGEKGDKGALGQIGPLGPTGGKGDNGAPGQTGPLGPTGVKGDKGSVGPMGPRGQSGEKGSQGVKGDSHRLAYGVAKDCKELRDQGMIFSGWYTIHPDGMKPLMVLCDMTTDGGGWIVFQRRVDGSVDFYQDWKTYKRGFGSQLSEFWLGNENIHRLTSKGDSLTYHKKAKFSTHDKENDQSTDNHCAEKYNGAWWYSNCYQSNLNGLYLRGKISTEKLKYSGNSWETFRGHTYSLKMSEMKFRPE; encoded by the exons ATGATCCCCTCACCACAAGACATATTGGGCCTCCTACTTGGTACAATCTTAATCTGCAGCCAGGCAGAAGACACCTGCCCAG ATGTGAAACTGATTGGTGTTGGGGAATCAGACAAGTTGGCTGTCCTAAGGGGATGCCAAGGGATCCCTGGATTTCCCGGATTGCAGGGATCTGCAGGACCTCAGGGAATTCAAG GTGATAAGGGAGCTCCTGGGCAAATGGGAAAACTGGGGCCAACTGGAGAAAAAG GTGATAAGGGAGCTCTTGGGCAAACTGGACCACAGGGACAAACTGGAGAAAAAG GTGATAAGGGAGCTCTTGGGCAAATAGGACCACTGGGACCAACTGGAGGAAAAG GTGATAACGGAGCCCCTGGGCAAACGGGACCACTGGGACCAACTGGAGTAAAAG GTGATAAAGGATCTGTTGGGCCAATGGGACCACGGGGACAAAGTGGAGAAAAAG GAAGCCAAGGAGTAAAAGGTGACTCACACAGACTCGCATATGGAG TTGCAAAGGACTGTAAGGAGCTGAGGGACCAAGGCATGATTTTCAGCGGGTGGTACACAATACACCCAGATGGCATGAAACCTTTGATGGTGCTATGTGATATGACTACTGATGGAGGAGGTTGGATA GTGTTTCAGAGACGTGTTGACGGTTCAGTAGACTTTTACCAAGACTGGAAAACCTACAAAAGGGGATTTGGTAGTCAACTTAGTGAGTTCTGGTTGGGCAATGAGAATATTCACCGACTTACATCTAAAG GTGACTCCCTAACTTACCACAAAAAAGCAAAGTTTAGTACACACGATAAAGAAAATGATCAAAGTACCGATAATCACTGTGCGGAAAAGTATAATGGCGCCTGGTGGTATTCCAACTGCTATCAATCCAATCTGAATGGCCTGTATCTGCGGGGAAAAATCTCTACTGAAAAGCTTAAATACAGTGGAAattcctgggaaacattcagagggcATACTTACTCATTAAAAATGTCAGAAATGAAATTCCGTCCTGAATAG
- the LOC142659158 gene encoding ficolin-1-A-like isoform X1, with amino-acid sequence MIPSPQDILGLLLGTILICSQAEDTCPDVKLIGVGESDKLAVLRGCQGIPGFPGLQGSAGPQGIQGDKGAPGQMGKLGPTGEKGDKGALGQTGPQGQTGEKGDKGALGQIGPLGPTGGKGDNGAPGQTGPLGPTGVKGDKGSVGPMGPRGQSGEKGSQGVKGDSHRLAYGVAKDCKELRDQGMIFSGWYTIHPDGMKPLMVLCDMTTDGGGWIVFQRRVDGSVDFYQDWKTYKRGFGSQLSEFWLGNENIHRLTSKGRFQLRVDLEDFDNNQTYSSYKNFQIDGETNSYTLHFGQFIEGTAGDSLTYHKKAKFSTHDKENDQSTDNHCAEKYNGAWWYSNCYQSNLNGLYLRGKISTEKLKYSGNSWETFRGHTYSLKMSEMKFRPE; translated from the exons ATGATCCCCTCACCACAAGACATATTGGGCCTCCTACTTGGTACAATCTTAATCTGCAGCCAGGCAGAAGACACCTGCCCAG ATGTGAAACTGATTGGTGTTGGGGAATCAGACAAGTTGGCTGTCCTAAGGGGATGCCAAGGGATCCCTGGATTTCCCGGATTGCAGGGATCTGCAGGACCTCAGGGAATTCAAG GTGATAAGGGAGCTCCTGGGCAAATGGGAAAACTGGGGCCAACTGGAGAAAAAG GTGATAAGGGAGCTCTTGGGCAAACTGGACCACAGGGACAAACTGGAGAAAAAG GTGATAAGGGAGCTCTTGGGCAAATAGGACCACTGGGACCAACTGGAGGAAAAG GTGATAACGGAGCCCCTGGGCAAACGGGACCACTGGGACCAACTGGAGTAAAAG GTGATAAAGGATCTGTTGGGCCAATGGGACCACGGGGACAAAGTGGAGAAAAAG GAAGCCAAGGAGTAAAAGGTGACTCACACAGACTCGCATATGGAG TTGCAAAGGACTGTAAGGAGCTGAGGGACCAAGGCATGATTTTCAGCGGGTGGTACACAATACACCCAGATGGCATGAAACCTTTGATGGTGCTATGTGATATGACTACTGATGGAGGAGGTTGGATA GTGTTTCAGAGACGTGTTGACGGTTCAGTAGACTTTTACCAAGACTGGAAAACCTACAAAAGGGGATTTGGTAGTCAACTTAGTGAGTTCTGGTTGGGCAATGAGAATATTCACCGACTTACATCTAAAG GTAGGTTTCAGCTCCGTGTGGATTTAGAGGATTTTGACAATAATCAAACCTACTCCTCATACAAAAATTTCCAAATTGATGGCGAAACAAACTCCTACACATTGCACTTCGGTCAATTCATAGAAGGTACTGCAG GTGACTCCCTAACTTACCACAAAAAAGCAAAGTTTAGTACACACGATAAAGAAAATGATCAAAGTACCGATAATCACTGTGCGGAAAAGTATAATGGCGCCTGGTGGTATTCCAACTGCTATCAATCCAATCTGAATGGCCTGTATCTGCGGGGAAAAATCTCTACTGAAAAGCTTAAATACAGTGGAAattcctgggaaacattcagagggcATACTTACTCATTAAAAATGTCAGAAATGAAATTCCGTCCTGAATAG